The Urbifossiella limnaea genome has a window encoding:
- a CDS encoding DUF1552 domain-containing protein translates to MHTARRTRRTFLKAAGVALALPRLDAFAQPAAAVPRRAVFICAPLGLHAPYFFPTAAGRDYALTPYLEPLRDLRNDFTVVSGLAHPDVGPSHDSIFSFLTCAPHPERRAGFRNTVSVDQLAAEHVGGETRFPSLPLSAEGFGLSWTRTGALVPPDLFPASVFARLFLDGRPEDVANQARRLRDGRSVLDAVRDQAADMRPALGTADRDKLDEYFTSVRELERRLARAEEWSRRPKPKVDARPPQNVLNPADLVGKTRSLFDLIHLALQTDSTRLVTMLMLGTSLVPPIAGVSFGHHDLSHHGQDPAKIAQLRTVEQEKMKALADFLTKLKATREDGASLLDRTTVFFSSNLGNAATHGVRNLPVLVAGGGFRHGQHLAFDPSNGPPLGNLFVSMLQRLGVPADRFGSGTATLRGLDPA, encoded by the coding sequence ATGCACACCGCCCGCCGCACCCGCCGCACGTTTCTGAAGGCCGCCGGCGTCGCCCTCGCGCTGCCGCGGCTCGACGCCTTCGCCCAGCCCGCCGCCGCAGTGCCGCGCCGGGCCGTCTTCATCTGTGCCCCGCTCGGCCTCCACGCGCCGTACTTCTTCCCCACGGCCGCCGGCCGCGACTACGCCCTCACGCCGTACCTGGAACCGCTCCGCGACCTGCGGAACGACTTCACCGTCGTGTCCGGCCTCGCCCACCCCGACGTGGGGCCGTCGCACGACTCGATCTTCAGCTTCCTGACCTGTGCCCCACACCCGGAGCGGCGGGCCGGCTTCCGAAACACCGTTTCCGTGGACCAACTCGCGGCCGAGCACGTTGGTGGCGAGACGCGCTTCCCGAGCCTGCCGCTGTCGGCCGAAGGCTTCGGACTGTCGTGGACGCGAACCGGCGCGCTCGTGCCGCCCGACCTGTTCCCGGCGTCCGTGTTCGCCCGGTTGTTCCTCGACGGCCGGCCCGAGGACGTGGCGAACCAGGCCCGCCGCCTCCGGGACGGCCGCAGCGTGCTGGACGCCGTCCGCGACCAGGCCGCCGACATGCGCCCGGCCCTCGGCACCGCCGACCGCGACAAGCTGGACGAGTATTTCACGAGCGTCCGCGAGCTGGAGCGCCGCCTCGCCCGCGCCGAGGAGTGGTCGCGCCGGCCGAAGCCGAAGGTGGACGCCCGCCCGCCGCAGAACGTCCTCAACCCCGCCGACCTGGTCGGCAAGACGCGCTCGCTGTTCGACCTGATCCACCTCGCGCTGCAAACCGACTCGACGCGCCTGGTCACGATGCTGATGCTCGGCACGAGCCTCGTCCCGCCGATCGCCGGGGTGTCGTTCGGCCACCACGACCTCTCCCACCACGGCCAAGACCCCGCAAAGATCGCCCAGCTCCGCACCGTCGAGCAGGAGAAGATGAAGGCGCTCGCCGACTTCTTGACGAAGCTGAAGGCCACGCGCGAGGACGGCGCCTCGCTCCTGGACCGCACCACGGTATTCTTCAGCAGCAACCTCGGCAACGCGGCCACGCACGGCGTGCGGAATCTGCCCGTTCTCGTCGCCGGCGGCGGCTTCCGCCACGGCCAGCACCTGGCGTTCGACCCGTCGAATGGCCCGCCGCTCGGCAACCTCTTCGTGTCGATGCTGCAGCGGCTCGGCGTCCCGGCCGACCGCTTCGGCTCCGGCACTGCCACCCTCCGCGGCCTCGACCCGGCGTAA